CTCCCAGGTCCCCAAGGGgcactgcttccctccctccagTGCCTCTAGCTCaacctccccctcccctcacAGGAGACGGATAAACTAGAAGAAGAGAAATCAGAGCTTCAGAAGGAGATCGAGGACCTGCAGAAGCAGAAGGAGAGGTTGGAGCTGGTGCTGGAGGCTCACAGGCCCGTGTGCAAGGTCCCCAATGAGTCAGAGGAAGAGGCTGAGCCTCCGGAAAGACCATCGAGCAGTGCCCCGGCTCCTCTCCGGCGCCGGCCCCAGATCTCCCTCTCCCCTGGGCCCGTTTTGGAGCCTGAAGCCCTGCACACTCCCACTCTCATGACTACCCCCTCCCTGACCCCTTTTACTCCCAGCCTGGTCTTCACCTACCCAGGGACCCCGGAGCCCTGTGCCTCTGCCCATCGgcgaagcagcagcagcagtggggaCCCCAGCTCTGACCCCCTGGGCTCGCCCACGCTTCTGGCCCTCTGAGCCCTCTGGCTCTCCAAGATGCCCGGTCAGCCCAggcttccccctttctctttggACCCCATCTTCCTCCTGGCCTAGCATGTTCCTGGGCATCTTTTGTCCTAGCTTGTCCTGAGCATCTCGGGCACCCCGGAGGCTCTCCAGCCACCTCCCAGGGATCAGTCTGGAGCATTCAAGGGCCGACTGTGCCTGGAAGGCCTCCTGTTTAAGGAGCATGTGTGGCTGCTCCCCTCTCCTGCCACACAGCCCAGAGAGCCCCAGGACCTCTGAGGCTTCCTGCCAAGCTCCCTCCAAGGCCCCAACCCCCTCCAAACGCTGCGCTGCCTCAGCCCTTGGGCTTTCCGTGGGACCAACTTCCTTTTTGTGGAGCAGCGTGTACAAGTTAGAACACTAACCCCAACCCCTTCCCCGAAGCACAGCGGATGGGGAGACCCCTCCCCCCTGCTCTGGTGCCCCTCTTCTCCCTACCTCT
This DNA window, taken from Monodelphis domestica isolate mMonDom1 chromosome 6, mMonDom1.pri, whole genome shotgun sequence, encodes the following:
- the FOSL1 gene encoding fos-related antigen 1, with protein sequence MFRDFGEAGPSSEGGPYGAPQQPSTTTGQQKFHFIPTLNAVSSSQEFQWMTQPRYLGPSGNYPRPVPFQPYGLQGRPGVIRAVGPPAGVRRRHSEQISPEEEERRRVRRERNKLAAAKCRNRRKELTDFLQAETDKLEEEKSELQKEIEDLQKQKERLELVLEAHRPVCKVPNESEEEAEPPERPSSSAPAPLRRRPQISLSPGPVLEPEALHTPTLMTTPSLTPFTPSLVFTYPGTPEPCASAHRRSSSSSGDPSSDPLGSPTLLAL